Genomic window (Geoalkalibacter ferrihydriticus DSM 17813):
GGCGGAGCGCGGTTCTCTGACCTGGTCGAGGGTTTCATGCACCAGCAGGATTTCTCCGGCCAGGCGGGCCGGCGCAGTCACTTCCTGTTTGAAAAACAAAATCCGGTTGCCCAGTTCCTCCTCGGTGATGCCTTCTTTGGCGTAGAGCAGAAAATACTCTTCCTTGAACTGCACAAGAGTGTAGTTGCCGCCGCGGGTTACAGCGGCCTGGGCAATGCGCCGCTGGGCAGCTTCACCGCGAAAACGCAGCAGGTGGTTCCAGATGACTTCAATCCCCGATTTGGGAATGGGGAAGGGGATGCCAACGACCGCACCGGCGACGCCATCGCCATCGTTGACCAGACGCGCGGTGGCGGCCACTTCGCGCGTCGCCTCATAGATGCGCTGGGGCACTGCGGCGCTGCGGCGGGTTGGATAGACGTTCATGTGGAAACTGGGATAGGTTTCCAGCATGGCTTTGTGGCCGACGGTCAGCTTGTCGGCGTGTTGTCCCATGTTCTCCGCAGTAATGGTGAAGAGGATGGCATCATCGGCAAAAGGATCGGGGTGATGGTCGCCCTTCTGGTACCCCGCGGGCGGCGCGGTCAGGCCGCCGGTCCAGGGAGGAATGGTTCCGTCTGCGTTACCGGCCTTCTCGGCACCAAGAGGGGTCAGATCATTGCCAAGTCGCGCGATTTCCTCAGGGAGCAACTGTGCCGAAGCAAAACTAGCAACCCCAAGCACCAGAAAAAGGGCTCCCAGTAAACGAAAGGTTTGTTTGAACATGAGGTTCCCCCTATTTCTAGAATGAATACTTGATGTTGGCGGCGATGATGTCACGATCATTGATCAGATTGTAGCGTCCGGCACCGAAGAAATTGGTGTAGCTCAAATCGGCACCCCAGCGCAGCTGGTAATCCGCACCGATGCCGAAGGTGATGGCCTTGCGGCCCTCAACAAAGTTGCCGCCTGGGCCGGGCGTGGTGCCCTGCACGTCGTGCTGCCAGGCAATGCGCGGCGAGAGGGTGACGGCGCCGATGGCGTTGTTGTAATCGAGACGTCCCACCATGCGATATCCCCAAGACGTAGAGTCGGCAAAACGGCCGGCGGGTTCGACCTCATCAAAGTGAAAGCCCTTCAGCGCCTCATTGCCGCTGATCGGTGTGCCGGGCGCTTCCAGGCGCAGTTCAGATTTTTTAGGCATATTGCGCACATAGGTCATACCGACTTCGCCAATCAGGACAAATTGATTGGCACCGAACGTCGGCCCAAACAGTTGAGTGGCTGTGGATTGAACCTGAATCACATCGCGACGGATGTAACCGGGGATTTCAGTTTCAAAAGGAATCAGCCCCAACTGACCAAACTCGGCCAACGGCGCAACAGGTGTGTTGCCGGGGCTCAGGTTGTCGATGGCACCCAATGCGGCAAAAAGCAACTCGATATCATCGATCTGCAAAGGCACGCCTCTGCGATAGGAGATTTCACCCTGTAGGGCAATGCCTGATGTGGGAAGCAGAGTATTGAAGCTTGCGCCATAGAGCTTGATGTTTTCCGGGTAGCTGGTGAAATACTGCGCCGTTTCTGCATAGGTGCGCCCCTCGGGATCGACTCCGGCGGCAGCAGCGGCGGTACCGGTTGTCGCATTGAGGACCGGAAGGCGGCTATGATAGTTGATGTAATAAAAACCAAATTCCGTGTCATTCAGAGCAGGAGCATAAATCCGCATGGCCAGGCCGAATTGCCCGGAATCAGAGGCTTTACGCGTTGGACCCCGGGTCACGACCTGGCCGCTGGATGGGTCGGCGGTATCCGGGACATCCCCGAAGCCGAGCATGACCCGATGACCTCCATCACCCACGAAGTCGGCGGTACTCCAGTAGGAGCCCGGCGGATCGATTTCCGTCTCCCTCCAGTCGTAGAGGTAGAAACCTTCAAAGGTGGTGTTCATCGTCGGGCTGATGGATCCCCACACCATACCTTCGGGAACCAGGGCTTCCCTGACCTCTGACCCCGGAAGTCGGATAGCGTTGACGTTGATCGGGTTGATGACATTGATGCCGTTCTGAATGAAGGTGCTTTCCCCCCAATTCACCACCTGCTCGCCGACACGAATCTGTGCGGGCATGTCTCCCACATCAAAAGAGCCCCACACAAAAGCATCGAGCAGGCGAAGATCCTTACCCACCAGATCTTTGGCTTCGCTGCTCAGAGGGGTTTTTTCCCTGCTTCCCTCCATGTTTTCAAAATCATAGAAGCCGGTACCGCGCAGGAAAATGCCCATATCGCGACGATAATTGAGCGCCAGTTCCGAAGTCGCCTTGACGACATTGCTGACCAGTCCCTTTCTGTAGTTGAGATTGCCGTCGTCATAATTGACCGATCGGGCCGTTCCGCCATTGGCCGTGCCGATCAAACGCTGGTCACGGTCCTGAACGCGCCACATCAGGCCATAGGACAGGGTTGTATCCAGGCTGCCGGTCCAGTCTCCCTGGCCGAATTCAAAGGAATGCGCAGGCCCAGACGCCATCAGAAAGAGAGCCAAAGCCCCTGCGGTCAGCAGTTTGAATAACCTTCGGAAGCATTTTTGTTTTTCAGGAATTTGTCGTTGATTCATAGCGCCACCCTCGGGGCAAAATAATAATCGACAATCGCTTCAATTCGGCCTTGTTTACTCAGCCACCGCTTCATTGCTGATGAAAACAGTTGCACCATCGGTCGCGACAAAGGTCGCCATGGCTTCATGCATGACGGTTGTCGCTGCCGCAGAGGGTGACGTCCACGCTGTTTGTAAAAAGAAGGTTGGTAGGGAAAGGCAGTATTCCCTCGGTGAGATCAAAATGTGCGGTAAATCCGCTTCGATCGATATTGAGTTCGGCATCAATATCCTTGTTGTCGCTACCGCAGGCCGGCAGTAGCAAATATCCCGTAAGGGCCAACAGCCAGAATAACCTGCGCATCGTCTCTTTCTCCTGAATAGTAATTCATGAAGAACGTCTACTGCCGGAACCTGAGCCGCCAACCAATGGTTTCTGATACCTTGGAGAAAGCGATCATGTCAACATATTAAAAAACCTGATTATCACTGATCTTCCGCCGGGCACAGTTTGACATATTGTGACAAGGTGCGCCTTGTTGGTCTGAGTTATCCCGCAAGCATATCCTGGTACGGTGCGCCCGCAAGCGCATTCAGCGGCACCAGTGAGTTACGCTTGTCCACGCCTTTGCTTGGACCCGGAAAGCGGCTTAGGGCGGCCGGTGCCGGTGTCCGACTTGCATGGGGGCAAACTTCTGATAACATGCCTTGCATAGCCGTTTTACGGAAACGAACGAGGAAATGCACGCCTGCCACCATGCTTCCTCTGCGCGAAGAATCGTCGAATATGTTTTTCACCTACGATTTAAAGGGCACACCACGGGAAATCCCCCCCATCGTCTCAGTTATTTTATGCATTCGACGGCGTGCGCATCATCCGTGTGAAAGGAGGTGAGAAAAAAAGGCGGCACCAGAGTCCGGGGGGATATGCATGCGCTCGGCCGAGCCAGTGGCCGGAGCCTGCCTACACATGTGAAAGGGAGGATAAGAAGAATGCAAGGACCAATAGCTTTTCTCTTGCTGTTCATGGCGACGCTGGGCTTTGCGATGCCCGGTACGGCCTTGGCTTTCAGCGGCGGAATTTCCGGCTATTCCGGCAACCCGGCGACCAATGGCGGGGCAACCTGCACCCTGTGCCACAGCGGAGGTATAGTCCCATCCGTATCCCTCAGCGGACCGAATTCGGTGGCCCCAGGCTCGACCCACACCTACACCCTCACCATCAGCGGCGGCCAGGAGGTCGCCGGCGGCCTTGATGTCTCCGTTACGGGAGGAATGCTGACGGTCTCCGCAGCCGGCACCAAGCTGCTGAACAACGAAATCACGCACACGGCCTCCAAGCCCGCCGCCAACGGCGAGGTGACCTTTAGTTTCGATTGGACCGCACCGGTCAGCGGCTCCGTAACCATGTACGCCGCCGGCAATTCGGTGGACGGGCAAAGCGGGGCCCAGGGCGACAACTCTGCCGCGACGCAACTCAGCATCGCCGTCGAGACGATGGGCAATCAGCCGCCGACGGCCGACCCCGCTGGACCCTACAGCGGTGCGGTGGGCGAAACCATTACCTTCGACGGGTCGGGGTCCTCGGACGCCGACGGCTTCATCGTCGCGTACGACTGGGATTTTGGTGATGGCAACAGCGGCACGGGCGTTAATCCCATTCACGCATTCACCATGGCCGGCAACTACACTGTCAGCCTCACCGTAACCGACGATATGGGGGCGACGGACACGGCCACCACCTCTGCCATGATCAACGGAGGCGTATCGCAGCCGCTGAACACGATGGAGAAACT
Coding sequences:
- a CDS encoding DUF1329 domain-containing protein, which translates into the protein MFKQTFRLLGALFLVLGVASFASAQLLPEEIARLGNDLTPLGAEKAGNADGTIPPWTGGLTAPPAGYQKGDHHPDPFADDAILFTITAENMGQHADKLTVGHKAMLETYPSFHMNVYPTRRSAAVPQRIYEATREVAATARLVNDGDGVAGAVVGIPFPIPKSGIEVIWNHLLRFRGEAAQRRIAQAAVTRGGNYTLVQFKEEYFLLYAKEGITEEELGNRILFFKQEVTAPARLAGEILLVHETLDQVREPRSAWVYNPGQRRVRRAPNVAYDNPGTASDGIRTNDQFDMFNGATDRYNWELVGKKEIYVPYNSYKLHSNRLKYSDILTPLHVNPEHLRYELHRVWVVDATLKDGARHLYKRRTFYVDEDSWQILAVDIYDNRDQLWRVSEGHVINYYEVPTLWTTLEVHTDLQSGRYLAVGLNNESTMFNFDVRPSLSDFAPGALRRGGTR
- a CDS encoding DUF1302 domain-containing protein, giving the protein MNQRQIPEKQKCFRRLFKLLTAGALALFLMASGPAHSFEFGQGDWTGSLDTTLSYGLMWRVQDRDQRLIGTANGGTARSVNYDDGNLNYRKGLVSNVVKATSELALNYRRDMGIFLRGTGFYDFENMEGSREKTPLSSEAKDLVGKDLRLLDAFVWGSFDVGDMPAQIRVGEQVVNWGESTFIQNGINVINPINVNAIRLPGSEVREALVPEGMVWGSISPTMNTTFEGFYLYDWRETEIDPPGSYWSTADFVGDGGHRVMLGFGDVPDTADPSSGQVVTRGPTRKASDSGQFGLAMRIYAPALNDTEFGFYYINYHSRLPVLNATTGTAAAAAGVDPEGRTYAETAQYFTSYPENIKLYGASFNTLLPTSGIALQGEISYRRGVPLQIDDIELLFAALGAIDNLSPGNTPVAPLAEFGQLGLIPFETEIPGYIRRDVIQVQSTATQLFGPTFGANQFVLIGEVGMTYVRNMPKKSELRLEAPGTPISGNEALKGFHFDEVEPAGRFADSTSWGYRMVGRLDYNNAIGAVTLSPRIAWQHDVQGTTPGPGGNFVEGRKAITFGIGADYQLRWGADLSYTNFFGAGRYNLINDRDIIAANIKYSF